ttagtaaattatGCAATAAAAGCAGATCTGAAATAGAAATTACagctaaatctaaaaaaaaagtttacatGTATGATTTAATAACGTGTGTTAACAATGAGGTGTTTTTGGACAGCCAAAAGATATCTTTCTATTTTTACTACACTCTAGGCTTTCCCTCATACAACTATTTAACATCTATGTAATTGAATTCTGTTTTATTACTGGACAGTTTTAATGACCTGCATAAAGAACATGTTTGTGAAGTAATTGTGTCAATTAAGAATCTTATGTCCcataaaaagtaaattgcaaATTCATAAACTTTTCAGGGATTTTTTTGGCTGGAAGATGTTTCCATTGGATTGAGATTTCCAGCTGAGGGTGAAATTCTTATCCACTTGGAGCTTCTCCTGTATCTGTGAAATtcaaaagcacagacagtacaGTAATATTAAATGGCAGCagaaagtgagtgagtgagagaaagaaagaaagaaagcctgGATCAAGCTGATGCTGTACAGCTCACTGTTATACCTTTCTCAGAATGATGTCTTTGATTTCAGGGTCATTTGGGTCAACAGCAGGGTCGCCTGTTACCTCAATTCTTAACCTGTATTTATAAGTCACTtctgcaacaacaaaaaaagatgtgATGTCATTCTATGTAACAATGTTGTACCAAGTATACAAGCAACAAAATATAAAGTACAATGCAGAAATAACGTACAGTAGGACAAATGTGCGATAttgcttttttttacataaaatcccctaattgtaatttaataatgcataaaaatgtttagATGTGCCTgagaaaatgcacaaaaaaatgtacCCTGTTGTCATCTCACCATAAAGAATTATGTTTTACCTTCACATATGACTCCTGCATGACTTTCTGGACCACATAAGTTGCTTCCAAAGTTACAATTACATTCTGTGAGTGAGTTTTCGCCTCCTTGGCAATCAACATTTGTCATCCACGACTGTTGCGCAAGCAGCCCAGAAACAGCCAGCGCAACTTCAACGCATCCCAGCTCTCTGCAAACCACCTGTGCGTCTTTTACATCCCAACCAGCATCACACACCGCCCCCCACGATCCACTGTGAAGAATCTGTACTGTTCCAGAACATCTGCTGGGCCCATTCACTACCATCATTGCTGGAAAAATGACAGTAAAAGAGTACGAATATGCCAATAAACTTAAAGCAcggtttatttttggatgaacgcCTCATAGTGAGACATGtgtttgggtaacactttagtatagggaccaattctcattattaactagttgcttattagatgcctatttttagcatattggctgtttattagtacttataaagcacatattcaacatgaccatattctacttccctaatcctacctaatacctaaacctaactaccttactaactattaataagcaacaaattagtagtttactgaggcaaaagtcatagttaatggtttattaataccgagaattggaccttaaaataaagtgtgaccaatcTTTGTATTGCTAATACCAATTTTACAGCGTCTTCAGTATGAGAATAGCCTtctgttctttaaaaaaaagtaaataagtcAGTATATGGTTAGTTGCGGTGGAAATTACACAATTATTGCGGGACGGTTGGATTTTGTGTAAATTTATATATCCTACTGACACAATAGATTGTCCATGTTTATTCCACTTTTTGTTGGTTTATCACTTTACAGTTATTTTTGATcatttgattttgatattttaagaTTGTCAAGTCTAAGGTCAAAGCCTTTTTGTAACAGACACATTAAACTGTTCGTTTTTATACAACTAACACCTGTTGAACAGCTGAGTTTAATACTCACATCTGCATCTGACTGTAGCATTCAGATTAGAAGAACAGGTTTGTGCAGACCAGCCACAGCGCATCAGTGTAGATTCACTTCCATCACAGTTGACATTATTCATCTTTGCTGGTATTTGTATTGGAGCACTGTTTATCTCTGAAACACCTCCACAGTCCAGTTCTCTGCACACCACTGCAGCATCTGTTAGATCCCAACCATCATAACACACCGGTCCCCACAGACCACCACGATAAACCTCCACCACACCAGAACAAATGCTGCCTCCTGTCAGTCTGACGGGGTCTAATAAAGAttccaataaacaaataaacataaataacatgTTTTGCGTATAATTAACATTTTCACCTTTTGGTAAAACACAGAGATTAGATCTCACCGGGCGCCCCTTAATACCATGCtcttttgataaaaaatgttatgCAATAATTTAAAAGCGCTTTACTTACATTGACAGTTAATCCCAGAATCTTTCTCATGTCCACAAACGTCCAATTTCcattcctttattttacagtatcgcaACATACTTTCTGAATTTAAACATTCCAAATCTTTCACCCACACCGGCCCTGAGCCCATGTCACACCTGGCATCTTTTATTGCCTCTATCAAACCTCCACAACCCATTTCTCTACACACAACTATCCCATCCTTTTCATCCCAGCCACCATCACACACTGTTCCCCATTCTCCAGCCAGGTAAACCTCCACTCTTCCAAAACAAGGTTTATCACTGTTCACCAACCTTGTAAGGgcttaataaacacaaagaGAGATAGACAGATGTCAACAAATGGAGACTAAATACTCCATGTTGTTCTCACTATCACATCATCATTGATTTGACAGATATACACAGAAACACAGGTGTGAGTGGTTCGTAACTTACACTGACAGATGACTCCAGCACACTTGGAAATATCACAGACACTCGGATCCACAGCGCCATTATCAGATACACAACTGCTCAACATTAACTCACTTCCAGCGCAGTTTACACCGTGCATCTTTATTGGTCCTCCTGAGCCTCGTCCGAAATAACTTCCTCTCTTCACTTCTACAGCATCACCACAGCCCACTTCTCTACACACCACCGCAGCATCTGACAGATCCCAGCTATCGTCACAAACTGTTCCCCACTGACCATCTTTAAACACCTCCACTCGTCCAGAACAAGAGTCGAAACCGTCCATCAGTCCAACATTGGCTAACGTCCATGTAGTGAGATAAAACACAGTATGAGCAGAAAATATTTAAACTCATTAGGATATGCATAAATACTAAACATGctgttcatttgtaaattgtTTGCACTTACGCGCACAAATGACTCCAGCACCTTTTTTATCACACGATATTTGCCCTTTATCTGATGGACAATCAATCAAACTGGATTCAGTGCCGACACATTTAACTTTATTCATCAATACCGGTAATGAGCCCTCTCCAAAAAATGATCCTTTTTTTTCCTCATTCAACGATCCACAGCCCATCTCTCTACACACCACTTCACCATCCTCCATAGTCCAGTCATCCTCACACACCGTTCCCCACTGACCACTGTAGAAAACCTCGACACGGCCAGAACATGAGTAGAATCCATTCACCAGTTGGACCGAAGCTGCTTTATTTGGGGTGGTGTGAATCAAACCTGCGTGTTACAGCGATAACGAAAATCAGCAaaattttacttttacattttgtacaaaaaatctgtttttatgtcAATTCTTACCCAAAAGTAAAACAAGCCACATGGAGTACAGCATATTCCTTCAAAACAAGACTGTGAAAATTAATATGTTGAAtagtttcattttgtttatcatTATAATAACAATATACTGTCACTGTTCCAATATTGGAACACCTAGGTTTACTTCAATTTTCACAACTAAATCTTAtctaatcatgacaaactatatatcattggaaaggtctaagactctagaatacatatttgaccagtgttttacaaaaataaattatgtaggagtagtaatttattcatttataacaagagtgagcataaaaactattaaatgctGCTAAATGTCACCGTTTTAGTGGAACACTGAAGTTATGCAATATAATTCCATTTTAATCCTGAcaaactatacagtatatcatttgaAAGCTCTAAGAATGTAGATTTTATATTTCAGAATTGTTTTGCAATAGAAATCACTTAGTAAAGAATTCCCCTTAGTGTTTTTTTCAAATGTCACTGGGCCCATTTGGTACCAttataaaaatgacatattcataatcatattttattgtaaattaaaaaataaatctaaaaaactTCTATTTCATTGGAAAGCTCCAAGAATGTCCTTCTTATAAATAATGatgaaatttatttatttgtaattcgTATGCAGTAAACCATTGGAGCCTATATGACACCTAGTGGCAGTTGTTGGTGTTGCGATTCAAATTATCCCAGAAACCACATTTTTTGTGATATCAACTTGAAATTTGACACAAAACTTGTTTAGAAGTATGTCTTTAATTTTCTGGTGTTTTTTTGActgaacaattttttttagattgtttagtcaaataaaacaatgtttattgattattttattattattaatgtacaattaaactgctataactatttttttaatttcatttttcaactCCAGATAAAATAAAGTATAGAATCTCTTCTTTAAAACAAGACCAAGATTAGGTCTCTAGACAAAAGCATTCCAGAGTTACACTGATTTAAAAGTTGAAATCACTTTTTAGCCCCATCCTCAAAAAAGTGCACCGACAGTTAAGGGTTAAGACACGTATCTAAGAGCATGGAAAAGATTTATTTACATTGTAAATTCACACTTACCTGCAGTGCACACTGGAACTATTCCACCTAAAACCGTTTCCATATATCAAAATACTTGAAAACCAGTCATTATTAAGTGATAAATGTATCATTTAGATATTCATACCTGTTCAGAAGCCACTGTCCAGCTGTGATAATCTTCTAACAGTTGTGTCTGCACATTGAAGTGTTTGTCCACTCAACGCATGGCCCCTCCCAAAATCTCCATGTAATGGGTACATGTGACATAGTAAACACTAAAAATAAAGTAAGATGATATCTAACAAAATTCCAAAAACAACAATGAGTTTAAATCACTTTCGCactaataaaactaaaactttgctgtagttttgcagcaggtttgccagtaatttacggtagatttaatttacaattttgttttaaacataaacttacctagttcttaaattttctttcataaaacaagactaaatatcttaggtcacttttcttgttatgtaaatgtgtgctgcaaaactacagccaagttttacagtgtatgttacGATGAACCTGTACAGGTTACATGTAGGACCTGTGATGTTTCctcaaaaatatcaaatttagCATATACTCTGCATGCTATTtagatatatattatatattcatatGGAAACATATGAAAGGTTTCCAGTTGTTTTCAATTTCTGCTGCCATGGCCTGCGTAGGCATGTTAAGGTCAGATTTGGTAACCAAATTGTAATTTCACTAATGACCACTGAgaaattaaaattttatttcTATTGTTGTGATAAACATGCAAACTAGTGTCCTCAGGGGTGATCTCAAAAGGACACTTGTGTAACTATGTTGTGACGCACACTGAGACACACGTTTCTCGATAGACAGCAAATATGCCAACGTATTCTTTCCTGCTACTTTAATCTGGAGTCcagcaattttttttatatgttttccAAGTTGGACAGTTCGAAAGCTTTCTGTGGAACTTTTGCCaacagtataatgcaatgcataAACAGTAAGAGAGAAGACCGCAAATGAGAGGTGGTTAGGATTGCTGATATCACAAAGCTTCGACAGTTATctttatgtatataaatatatgtgtttCCCTCGAATATCAGTGAAGCTTAACAGATGTGGATTCTGTGGGTCACACTAATTGTCTGCTTTGAATTTTATTCAAAAACCATTGTGAGGATTGGTTCTGCAGACCAAATGATGCAAATACTTTGCCTTGAGTATGACAAATGAATCTGTCTCTAAAATGTTTGGGAACAAATGTACTTGTAATGAATTGAATGTACACATATGTACACTAGCATATACACCATATCCTTTCACAGCCCTTAAATTACAAAACAAGTGGTCGTGTCTCAATCCCATGCCCCGTTTCTCATCCTATATTCTGCACTGCACTGTCTTACATTGATAAAGGCAAATAgcccaaaaacaaaataaaaaaaatctaattcttatttttacattttctattagCCTTCATAAAT
The nucleotide sequence above comes from Triplophysa rosa linkage group LG24, Trosa_1v2, whole genome shotgun sequence. Encoded proteins:
- the LOC130548014 gene encoding deleted in malignant brain tumors 1 protein-like, producing MLYSMWLVLLLGLIHTTPNKAASVQLVNGFYSCSGRVEVFYSGQWGTVCEDDWTMEDGEVVCREMGCGSLNEEKKGSFFGEGSLPVLMNKVKCVGTESSLIDCPSDKGQISCDKKGAGVICAPNVGLMDGFDSCSGRVEVFKDGQWGTVCDDSWDLSDAAVVCREVGCGDAVEVKRGSYFGRGSGGPIKMHGVNCAGSELMLSSCVSDNGAVDPSVCDISKCAGVICQSLTRLVNSDKPCFGRVEVYLAGEWGTVCDGGWDEKDGIVVCREMGCGGLIEAIKDARCDMGSGPVWVKDLECLNSESMLRYCKIKEWKLDVCGHEKDSGINCQYPVRLTGGSICSGVVEVYRGGLWGPVCYDGWDLTDAAVVCRELDCGGVSEINSAPIQIPAKMNNVNCDGSESTLMRCGWSAQTCSSNLNATVRCRSMMVVNGPSRCSGTVQILHSGSWGAVCDAGWDVKDAQVVCRELGCVEVALAVSGLLAQQSWMTNVDCQGGENSLTECNCNFGSNLCGPESHAGVICEEVTYKYRLRIEVTGDPAVDPNDPEIKDIILRKIQEKLQVDKNFTLSWKSQSNGNIFQPKKSLKSL